The following nucleotide sequence is from Diospyros lotus cultivar Yz01 chromosome 3, ASM1463336v1, whole genome shotgun sequence.
ATATAGTTATTCTGATCCAGCCTAACCCGTATATAATTAAAGGCTTTCGCCATCGCAATAAAGTCTGACTGCAAGCCAGAGGAGAACAAGGAAGAGGAATGAGgtgaaaaggaagaagagacacTATGATCGCGGTTAGACGCCATAGACTTTGGTTGTTGACTCTGATACTATGAAACAGACGAAACTAGGGCAAGAAACTAGGGCACAACAGAGAGAAAGGAATGCTCAGATTTTACTTAGAGAAACCGAatgaacaaaaaagaaaatcaagataCATAAAATGAAGGCAATgctgattatatatatactcagCAAGCCTAAGCCACCGCCTAACTGCACAACAGCATAAGCATAAAAGcaaattacaacaataacagcacaattaattaaatgatcaaCAACAACTTTAAGTAGCAACTCAGATAATATGTTCTTCACAAAGAGAGCCTATATAAATTCTTAACTCATTCAACCACCAAAAATTGTGCCACATTGAGGTTGTTAAACCCAACACCCATTTAGACAACAATCCTTCAGACAAATAAAGTAACTGTACAAAAAAGAACAGATAAAAGGAAGTGAGTGCTCTGGagtagaaaaataggaaaacagAAAGAAGTGTGTATAGGAATTCCTTTTACAGTAAATAGTATGAACTCAAATTACATGCACATCAACCAATTATCATAAGATATCTTATTAGTGAACATACACACATGTGCGCAAACATATatcaaacaaaaatgaaatgacGTTGAAGGTTCAAGAAAATACTGGAGCAGGTACAACAGATTCATCCTGAATACTCAGCATCTGGCCTAATTTAAGTGCAGCTCCACGCATTCTGCATAATGCAAGAGCCAAACGTTCTGCATTCTTTTGTGATAAGAATGGTGAAAGAGCAGATTGCTTGTCTGATGAGATAGGCATACCAAAGACGAGCCTCCTGGCAGATTCCTGGATTGTCCCCCATGCCAGACCAGCTCCTAGGCCAGCAAACCTTCAAAATAAGTTAAGAGTTTATGTTTAAATACATGACcgggaaaaaaaatcatatgaacAAATGATGAGTCAACACTAATCTTGTACCAATGATTGGCtctattttagaatatttgagaTGAATTGAACTTTGGATCGTCGCAACAAACACTTGGGGTAGGGGAAAAGCATGTCTCTGACAATTATGGCTACAAATTGTTTTTCAcacaccaaaaataaataaataaaaataaaggcaaGAATCTTAACACCAGCAATTCTTCATTATGTAGAATAAGGCAGTAAAGTATGCAGAACAAATGGCAAGGACAACGGGATGGATAAGGCACTTAGTGAAAATACAAAATGGAGAAATTTAGTAAAGCATGACAGTTAGTTAAGAGGCATTACCCTTTTGAAAAAacagtaataataataacagcCACCTAATGGGACTAAGCTTTGTGATTGTTGTatataaaaagtaataaaaaatgagagtaaTGGAGCATCATTTGAGGAAACACAAAAGTCAGTGAAGTCGGTAATGCCCTGGTTGGTTGTGCGCAATGAGGACCCAGAACTGCACCAGGAAGAAAAAAGTGTTAGGAGTAAGGTCGAAAGGGACTGCAAGGATGGGGGAAAGCTATATCCCCAAAAAAGCTGACTGAGAACAGAGCACTTCGCATGATTCTGACAAAACTCTGCTCGCTTAGGTTCTTAGAAGTTGTTGGCAGTTATACACGAGAAGAATAAGGTTTAATTGGAAAGCATTGAGCCATAAGGGAAACATTTAAAGTGATACAAGTAAGTGCATTGTTAACTAACCCATATGGAATGCATAGAAAAAAAGAGTCATCTCCATCGATGGGAGCAAGTGGATGAGTGAGCAGGGCGAGATATGGATTCATTATTGACTTCTGATCTTTTACTTGTGGGTCAGCGATTGGATTTGGATTGGCAAAACTTACCCAATGGCTCTAGAAAAAGGCGTAGAAGGAACTCTGCGCTCCCTGGGCCTCCTCGGGCTCGGTCTTTTAGGCGTCGGCGTCGTCGCCATAGGCTTCTCTTCATTTTCCACGACGCCAATATTTGCATCTTCGATGGTGTTGTTTGGATCACGAGCAGCACTAGTATGATTAGAAGTAAGATTAGCCTGGTTTATGGAACCCACGACCACGAGAGAAGCTGCTTCCGTTGTAGTATTTGTATCAGAAGAGGGCGGTGTGGGTATGTGGTGGGGAAGGGGAATTTCCTGACCATCCGAGGATTTGGAATTGGAATCGGAATTGGAGTGTGGAGATGGGGACGACGATGACGAAATGTGGGGGGCCGGTTGATATTGAGGAAGGGCGCGGCGTCTCCTGTTGAGGTCATTGTCCTCCCCGGAGAACTGGTGGAGGGTGCCACTGGTGAGGCCGGAGAGGTCGGTGACGGAGAGGACAGCCTTCTTGAATAGGGATTGGAAATCGGAATTAGGAAGTGTCAGAGAGCGTTTCAGGACCTCCTTGCCTATTAGGGAAAGGCCATCCGTAATCCTGCCAAGCTCCTTCGTCATTCCTTCCTTCCACTTCTTATCAGGgtattgttcttcttcttcttcttctactactGCTTGGGCTTGCACAGCTAGGGAACGAGAAGCCGATCGAAGACGGAGAGAATGAGATGATTGTGAGGAAGAGGATGATCATGAGCAGCAAAGCGCTTTGGTATAATCAATCCAACAAAACAGGAGgaggtggaggaggaggagagatgATTTTATatactctttcttcttcttcttcttgtcggGGTCGGCTTCTTCTGGCGGGTCGTCTTCCCACGCACACCAATTGCCTGCcgcaatttattaaattttcttttctttacttttcttttttgagcaGCTGAATTTCAAATAAATCGAGTCATTCAGAAGCGGTTCaatatttagtttaataaaaattcattcTTATCCCATGATCGCTCATTTGAGGTGCCCCACTCGGTCTGACAAAATATGAGGGGgttaattatgataatttaattagataTAATGACTAAATCAGTGTTTATTGTGCACAAAGAGtctctcattttgagatattactCCCACATTACCGTTGACAAAACTCGATTCTTGATCTTGTTTTAAATTCATTCTTGTTTTGCTGTCAACTACTGTTATTGCACGTAGTCTTTTGCTGCCCTACCATATTTTACTGtacttttttctttaaatttattattactcACATAAATAgattcaaacaaatttaaatttaagataaaattgataTCGAGTCAAGTTTTAAAACTCGAGATAAAACTAACTCATTGAGTCACTTCTAAACTTAAGAAAGTTAACTCGACTTAATTCAATTATAATCCTACCAATCCCTAGTATGAATCAAATCAGCCCATTTATTTGTAAGAAGATAAATCTGCATAgcattatattaaaataaatttaaaaatacagcGAGTTTGTACTTCATATGGGTGCGTACGACGTATGCAAACTGCAGAGCACTCTcgctgaatttttttttttttaaaaaggccCAACTGGCTTGCGGGCCCAGTCCGTTGGGCCGGCCCATGGGTACATACAAATTAACAATTATTCAGTGGCGACGAATTAAAGAAATTCTGTGAGTCAGTCAGATGCAGCACGTGCAGGCCCTCCCTATCTGCTCGGAGAGGATTGGGGGGAATCATCTCAATCCCCGACGGTCGCCGTTTATCCGGACTCCCAGCCCCGGTGTCCCCATCATTCGCCCACGTTTTCCGTTTTCGCCATCCCCAAGAATCACCAACTCTTCTACTTccacatcatcatcttcatcttcttctgcttcttctcgTAATGCTTTTTTTTCCGGCAGAGACGGCAACAATAATGATGCCTCCTCAGGCGacgttgatgatgatgatgattgtcaCGACGACCTTTCTGGAGCTGGAGTTATCGACATTGAGATAGAAAAGACAGGAAGCAACTCCCGCAGGATCCGTTCCAGGATTGATATTGACGCCAGTCTTCAAACAGTTTGGGCAATTTTGACCAGCTACGAGAGCTTGGCTGACTTTATCCCTGGCCTCGCTGTCAGCAAATTGCTTGAAAAGAGACCTAACTTTGCCCGACTTCTCCAGGTAGAATTTAGAAACCTCTTctatagtaataataattccCTTTGGGTTGTGCACATTGGAAAGCATGCTATGCGATTATTCTCTTTCTCGCCGTTCAACCAAAGTGGCCGGCACTGCAGAACCCTCAGGTCCAAGGAGGAGAGAGACATAGGAGCTTTTCAAGTTTTGAACTCTATCCCCAAATTACAAGTCCTTAAAAGGGTCCTTGTGTTAGTACCTAGGTTTTACCTGTAATTTGGGTTGCTAATAGTATTCTGCAATATTAAGTAATGGAGCTGCTTTGCCTGTCAGCTTAAAGGAGTTCCAGCACTTGAGGGAGAGGCAATTGGTGGAGATACTGGTAATTGTAATCCTTAGCAAGGATGTGTACTCAAGCAAGGGGCCATTCAACTTGTGAGTGCGTGAGCTGGAGTCTCAGTTGCTCTAGACAAGGGCAACTCACTCGTCTGTAGAGCTCTGTCTCTCTAGCTTAGTAGGGAGAGTTCCCAGTGCCACATCTTATTGCACGCAAACTTGACGGAAGGGTGCAGCATGTGTGACTTTGAGCTAGCAACACATATTTGACCTATGCGTGTCTTCAGGAGGCTAATAGATGGCTTACTTGTTGTTGAGTGGTGAACACTCATGGCATGTTGGAGATTGATGCATGGTGCCTGTGATGCATACACCAACATTATGTATTATCTTCCTTCTCTGATTATGTATCCTTTTACACAGTTGCCGGAGCAATGTGTTTTTCACATCAGGTTTCTAAACAAATATACTTAACACTAGAAGTCCAGAATTTTATGTCTTGGATATCTTAAACAAATCAAGTTACTTCTTTGGCTAGGGAAATGCTGATAGGAGATTACTTGTAGTTGTTACAATCTAATTCTcatgttagaattattttggatttcgagatggaaaaaaggaaaaggttgACAACCCTTTTAGTGCTTCAAGTGGTACTGCACTTGAACCTTTGGGGTTTTATAACTTCTGACTGCACTGATATGCACCTTGCATCAGAAATTTCTGATGAATACCACTTCATgatccttttatttatttggattatACTTTTTAGTTTGGAGTAAAAGTTAGCTTCACTTAGTTTCTTTGCAGGAATTGAAATTCAGTCTCATTGCACCTACATATAATAATCGTCGACTGCATATTGTCCTAACCAAATTAGGGTAGGTGACTcgacattcataatgtcaattgacttctgaAAGTTACATTAACAAAACACAAATCTGTGCAAAATAAGTACATGGCAAAATTTTATGCTAGATGCACTTCTTATTGCAACTCTTTAGggagggaatgatgagataaagttcccACACCATCCTCATATGGAAAGTTTCATGAAATGACGGTGAATGAATTGTGTTCCGTTACATAGTTGATATTTTGAAACCAACCAATACactaagaacaaaaaaaaaaaacacccttTCAGCATGGATTCATGACTTGCACCTATGAAAAATGCTAATGCCTCTTTTCTCCCTTGTCTTGCAGATTGGACAACAGAAATTGGCTTTTGGGCTAAACTTCAATGCCAAAGGAATTGTTGATTGCTATGAGAGAGAACTTGAATATCTTCCCTTTGGTCGAAGGCGTGATATTGAATTTCAGATGATTGAAGGAGACTTCAAGCTTTTCCAAGGAAAATGGTCTATTGAACAGGTGAGGTCATCTTTGTCATTTCTGGGCCTTGTGCTTGTGATGCAGTACTTTGGCCCAAGGAACAAATATCATATCTTTTCTGCTGAAATGACCAGTACATTTTCATTTCCTAGTCCACTGACACAAAACAATGGtgttaaaatgaaatttcagtATGTCTAAAGAAATGCAATGAAATTTGCCAAAACTGTTAAGACTTGAAATTCTGCCAAACTCTTCTGAAATAATGATGCATTTTGACAATGGTTAGAGATACTGTCACACATTATGGTCTTGGCACGACATCGACCATTTATTGACAAATTTGAACTATCTTCTTAGTCATTTCCTTTACgttatattattatgttttattactTTATCCATTGGTATTAGTTTGGATATTACAACGGTAAGG
It contains:
- the LOC127798545 gene encoding uncharacterized protein LOC127798545 isoform X2, producing MQHVQALPICSERIGGNHLNPRRSPFIRTPSPGVPIIRPRFPFSPSPRITNSSTSTSSSSSSSASSRNAFFSGRDGNNNDASSGDVDDDDDCHDDLSGAGVIDIEIEKTGSNSRRIRSRIDIDASLQTVWAILTSYESLADFIPGLAVSKLLEKRPNFARLLQIGQQKLAFGLNFNAKGIVDCYERELEYLPFGRRRDIEFQMIEGDFKLFQGKWSIEQRLSGAVQRRKI
- the LOC127798545 gene encoding uncharacterized protein LOC127798545 isoform X3 — encoded protein: MQHVQALPICSERIGGNHLNPRRSPFIRTPSPGVPIIRPRFPFSPSPRITNSSTSTSSSSSSSASSRNAFFSGRDGNNNDASSGDVDDDDDCHDDLSGAGVIDIEIEKTGSNSRRIRSRIDIDASLQTVWAILTSYESLADFIPGLAVSKLLEKRPNFARLLQIGQQKLAFGLNFNAKGIVDCYERELEYLPFGRRRDIEFQMIEGDFKLFQGKWSIEQMWTVWLCSAFK
- the LOC127798545 gene encoding uncharacterized protein LOC127798545 isoform X1 yields the protein MQHVQALPICSERIGGNHLNPRRSPFIRTPSPGVPIIRPRFPFSPSPRITNSSTSTSSSSSSSASSRNAFFSGRDGNNNDASSGDVDDDDDCHDDLSGAGVIDIEIEKTGSNSRRIRSRIDIDASLQTVWAILTSYESLADFIPGLAVSKLLEKRPNFARLLQIGQQKLAFGLNFNAKGIVDCYERELEYLPFGRRRDIEFQMIEGDFKLFQGKWSIEQYNAERFEDSDSLAGQKFHSTLSYVVDVEPKMWLPVQLVEARLCREIKLNLASVRAEAQKVNLENPNL